Below is a window of Impatiens glandulifera chromosome 2, dImpGla2.1, whole genome shotgun sequence DNA.
ATTATTACCTTCAACAAAAACTTTGCTTATTTCAACAATAACTTCAATATCATCGCAAATTTATCATTCTTACATCCATGATccttcaataaatatatatatatatatattttttaatcgaTTATAcgtaaacaaattataaataaaaatgacatttagggatgacaatgggtactCGTATACTTAATATTCAGGGTTATCCGATGATCGTGTTAAGAGTATTTTAAATTGGGTTTGGGATCGGGGTCGGACATGGGAAAGGAAGAAGGTACCAATCAGGTTCAGAGATGAGAAGTGTGCaaaactcaaactcaatattcgatacccgactatattaatattaatttttttttttaagtttaatgtGACATTTTAAATGCATCGTTATgacaaaatattctaaaaaaaatacatcatttATTTATGCCCATATTAACATTTCACTCTAACTTTagtaataactttaaaaaagaattattactTCTTCATTACTCTTTAtcttgacttttttttaataacaaaatatttttctcttccttactctttatttttaacttttcttCAAATCGttgtttaacttttttttcttcaacactattaataacaaaattattatccTCTTCAACATTTACAacttaaataagtaaataattttttaatttaatttttataacatttctattaataatttaaaaattatttattatttaataaaattatgtttctcTTTTAATCtatataatcttataaatacttaatcggTTAAGAGAGTAGTTGTCGGGATTTGGGTACCCGACAAATCGGGAtgggataaaaataaatatactctTCGGGATTGGGATTGGATAGTAAGATAAAAATCGAGTTTGTTGATAGGTACCTCTACCTGACATTTAAAGGTACCTTTGGTATGTGATGTTCACCTAATTTTGTTATAGCAAAAATTTTCCTCGAGCGCTCCTCCTCTATGTTATATACAGATATGTTCATGTGATTAGGAAAATTACACATCCATGATCCATGTATTtgagaagaaaacaaaaaaaaaatggattcaTCCAATCCTCTCCAATTATAAATACCATGCATGCGTGAAAGATCACAAATGCCAGAAAGAAAGATAAGCAAATGGAAGGTGATATTGTTCCTTTAAGTGTAAGAAAGGGTGCttggacagctgaagaagaTACTCTCCTAAGTAGCTATATCCTCAAGAATGGAGAAGGAAACTGGAACTTAATCCCGAAAAAAGCAGGTTTATATGTCTTGTATCGTTTTCAAATAGACACAggaatttactaaaaaaaacttgtttgtaTATATGATAAACAAATAGGGTTAAACAGATGTAGAAAGAGTTGCCGACTAAGATGGTTAAACTATTTGAGCCCACATATCAAGAGAGGAGTTTTTGAATACGATGAGATCGATCTCATCGTTAGGCTTCATAATCTATTGGGCAACAGGTATATAATCAAAAACAATATTCATGTTATTTATTCAAAACCTTGATATAAACATTGcttatattattagaaattatttgattgataaatatattaatgctcccttttaatatttaatgaaaaagtaaagcGGGAGTGTCAAGCTTGTAACGagttttttattcaaaacttattttataaaaataaattaaataaaagtattttagttgatatttaatgtaatttgagggttgaaattaaaatataatgtgttattattaaaataatcaaataattcaaaatcaaactagctcctaaacataattataattatttgaagttgattctataataaatttatgatgaaatgaatatcttctttatattatttatttatgtgaatagATGGTCATTAATTGCCGGTAGAATTCCGAGAAGAACTGCAAATGACGTGAAGAATTTTTGGAATAGTCATttgaaaaaagttataaaaaccAATTCTACTGTCGAGAGAGCCAATATTAATTCAGATACTCCGAACAAAGTTGAAGCCATAAGACCTCGAACTCACACCTTCACAAAAAGACTAATTTTCGTCAAAGATAAATATGTTACCCTAAGAACCCATGACAACATGGAGTGCAATCAAGGAAATGTACCAATACAAGAACCTGTATACAAGGAAATGGAGAACAATATCCCAATTCAAAATGACATATCCAATGAAGGAGTTGATCATATGTGGAAGCAATACCCATGTTTGGTTGCAGAGAAAGAACAAGAAGATGTCACTCTCTTTGATCCAAACATTGATTGGGGTGACATTTCTGTGGAAAACATCAATATTTGGAGCCTCCTAGAAGATTAAGAATTgtgtctattttaatttttgtttattaatgaacatttatgattaagaataatgagctcatttaaaaatcaaaatctatTTCTTGAGTTCactaaaataaatgtaattagTTGAGATGGAAGTCTATTAGCTATGGCCTTATAAAAGTTTGAGAAAGATTTTCGCAATAAAGAGCATTTATAATACATGATTTTTTAGAAACAtgtatgttatttattttgtgtaaaattgttttagttttaataagAACTGGATCAACCAATAATCAAACAAGTAACAGTTCAAATAAATTGTCTTATTAGGCaaagataaacaaaaaaaataaacaatttgttATAGCTTTAAAATTTGTTCATAAATCactttaactaatatatttcgAGTATAGATTAGCATGGTTGTATTATATGAACATGTCTTATATCAGATCTTAATATATCATGCTTTACTATATCAAAACCAATATTTGatgaatataatgttttttGGTTTGGATTAGGTGGATATAATGGTTTTAAGGTTGGATGAtcacatataattaataattaattatgatctATTGAATTCAGTTGCCTATTTATAACCGTGtgaaataaaatagtaattCTATTATGAtcttaatcaatttaatttttttttatacgtAAGAAATTTGGTGTTCTATTTTATGGAGCCGAATCTGCTGTCCCACAATCTATCCCACTAACCGTTACTCGTTCAAAATACAGTCCCCTATTTTATTGAATAACTATTTTGGAATAGAGAGACTTAGTATACTTCATTATTATGTAGATTCCAGAGAGAAACCCCAAAATTACAATTACATAGAATAAACATGATCCCACGATTACGCATCATGTATAGGAAGGTCGTAGCCATTAGAACACAATTGTTGTATGAAATGGTACACAGTTTTTACACATATAGAGAAAATTGTACCATGTGGCCACATGGGGTCCCTTTGATCACATTTTTCAATAGAAACCACAAAATATAGGTTAtcaattcttcttctttcttacCATAATAATAACcctaatttcattttatcaaaGTTCACACTACATTTCACCACCCGTAATTACCATTCTTGTTTTTGGTAAGAATTGAATTTAAGACTTCTTATGattgatttataatttgttagggactttaactatttttatatcTTGTACAGTACATGTGAATTtgacattttataattattttaatgttttttattaggTGAATATGAGTTAATTATTCACCTGATTTTCTCAATTTTCTTTCCTATCAAATAAGTTGTTTTCTCGTTCATTTTATCACTCATCCAACGTACTTTTAGTAATCGAGATTGCTCAAT
It encodes the following:
- the LOC124924189 gene encoding transcription factor MYB114-like, with the protein product MEGDIVPLSVRKGAWTAEEDTLLSSYILKNGEGNWNLIPKKAGLNRCRKSCRLRWLNYLSPHIKRGVFEYDEIDLIVRLHNLLGNRWSLIAGRIPRRTANDVKNFWNSHLKKVIKTNSTVERANINSDTPNKVEAIRPRTHTFTKRLIFVKDKYVTLRTHDNMECNQGNVPIQEPVYKEMENNIPIQNDISNEGVDHMWKQYPCLVAEKEQEDVTLFDPNIDWGDISVENINIWSLLED